Part of the Listeria innocua genome is shown below.
GAAGACCAACATCAAGGCCGGCAGCTTTAAGTTCCCCGTGAGGAAAATTAGCCCAATAACGGTCGAAATTTGGTTTGTTTGCTTGAGCTACAGCATTACCTACTGTTTCTGCACGTTTACCAAAACCATCGAGGATAATAATTGCTACAGGTGATTTACTCATTTTATTTTACTGCCTCCAATAATGCTAAGAACGATGCTGGTTCTAAGCTTGCTCCACCTACAAGAGCGCCGTCAATGTCGGACTCTGCAAGATAATCAGCAATGTTTTCAGGTTTTACGCTACCGCCGTATTGAATACGAACTGCGTCTGCTGCTTTTTGAGATACAGCGTCAGCAACTTCTGCACGAATAACTGCACAAGTTTCATTAGCATCAGCACTTGTGGAAGATTTCCCAGTACCGATTGCCCAAATTGGTTCATAAGCAATAACGGATTTGATTACTTGTTCTTCAGTTAATCCAGCAAGAGCTGCACGGATTTGACCACGTACCCAAGTATCTGTTTGACCAGCTTCACGTTGGTCTAATGTTTCACCACAGCAAATGATTGGTGTCATGCCGTGTTTGAAGATTGCGTGTGCTTTTTTGTTAATATCTTCGTCTGTTTCGTGGAAATACTCACGACGTTCAGAGTGTCCGATAATAACATAAGAAACACCTAAATCAGCAAGTGCAAACGGGCTAATTTCGCCAGTGAAAGCACCTTCGTCTTCAAAATAACAGTTTTGTGCAGCTACGCGAAGATTAGTTCCTTCAGTAAGGCGAACTAATTCTTGTAAAAATAGAGCCGGTGCAGCAACTACTGATTCAACAGCATCGCTTGATGGCACGTTATTTTTTACGTCTTCTGCAAATTGTCCTGCTTTTGCAGCAGTTTTATTCATTTTCCAGTTACCAGCAATAATTGGTTTACGCATTTGGATAAACATCCTCTCGATATTAAAAATTATTTTTGGTTCAGCTTATTTGTCGCTAATAGAAGCAACTCCAGGAAGCTCTTTACCTTCAAGATACTCTAAAGATGCGCCGCCACCAGTGGAAATATGTGTGAATTTGTCAGCAAAACCTAAGTCCATAGCTGCTGCTGCAGAATCCCCACCACCGATGATTGTTGTTGCATCAGTTAAGTTTGCAATAGCTTCACAAACGCCAATTGTACCTTTAGCGAAGTTGCTAAGTTCGAATACGCCCATTGGACCATTCCATACAACTGTTTTAGCGCCTTGAAGTTCTTTTGTGAATAAGTCAATTGTAGCTTGACCAATATCTAGTCCCATTTCATCAGCTGGAATGCTATCTGCACTCACTGTATGGAAAGGAGCATCGTTACTGAATTCTTTAGATACAACTGCATCAACTGGTAATACTAATTTATCGCCAGCTTTTTCAAGTAAGCCTTTAGCAAGTTCAACTTTATCTGCTTCTAAAAGAGATTTACCAATTTCTTGACCTTGAGCTGCCATGAAAGTGAAAGTCATTCCGCCGCCGACAAGTACTTTGTCTGCTTTTGTAAGTAAGTTTTCGATAACACCGATTTTGTCAGAAACTTTTGCGCCACCTAGGATTGCTACTAGTGGGCGTGCTGGATTATCAACTACACCGCCGATGAATTTAATTTCTTTTTCCATCAAAAATCCGGCCGCTGATTCTAAGTTAGAAGCGATTCCAACGTTAGACGCGTGCGCACGGTGAGCAGTACCGAAAGCGTCATTTACGAAAACGTCGCCAAGGCTAGCCCAGTATTTTCCAAGTTCTGGATCATTTTTGCTTTCTTTTTTACCATCAATATCTTCAAAACGTGTATTTTCAAAAAGAAGTACTTCGCCGTCTTTTAACTCATCAACTGCTTTTTCAAGTTCTGGACCACGAGTAGTAGGAACGAATTTCACTTCTTTTCCAAGTAATTCGCTTAAACGAGCGGCTACTGGACGAAGAGATTTTCCTTCTTTATCTTCTTCTGTTTTTACTTTTCCAAGGTGAGAAAATAGAATTGCTTTACCGTTTTGTTCTAAGATGTACTCAATTGTTGGAAGTGCAGCTACAATACGGTTGTCGTTAGTGATTTTGCCGTCTTTCATTGGCACGTTAAAGTCAACACGAACTAAAACTTTTTTGTTTTTTAAATCTAAATCAGTTACAACTTTTTTAGCCATTTAGAGTTCCTCCATTAATTTTAAAGGATTGGGGTCGCCGCCCCCGTTATTTCAGAAAATAAGCGGAAACAATAGTGTCTCCGCTTATTCTTGTTATTGCTGATGTGACTAGCACTTCAGTAAAATTAATCTGCTAATTATTTAGCGATTTTTGCAAAGTATTCTAAAGTACGAACTAATTGAGCAGTGTAGCTCATTTCGTTATCGTACCAAGCTACAGTTTTAACTAATTGTTGATCGCCAACTGTAAGAACTTTTGTTTGAGTTTCGTCAAATAATGAACCGAAAGTCATACCTTTGATGTCAGAAGAAACAACTTGGTCACTAGTGTAACCGAATGTTTCTGGATCAGAAGCTGCTTCCATAGCTGCATTTACTTCATCAACAGTAACTTTTTTGTCAAGAACTGTTACTAACTCAGTAAGGGAACCAGTTGGAACTGGAACACGTTGAGCAGCTCCGTCTAATTTACCTTTAAGTGTTGGTAATACTTCACCGATAGCTTTAGCAGCACCAGTTGTATTAGGGATAATATTTTCGGCAGCAGCACGTGCACGACGGAAGTCACCTTTTGGATGTGGAGCATCTAATGTATTTTGGTCACCAGTGTAAGCGTGAATTGTAGTCATTAGACCTTCAACAACACCAAATTTGTCTTCTAAAACTTTAGCCATTGGAGCTAAACAGTTAGTAGTACAGCTTGCGCCAGAGATAACTGTTTCAGTTCCGTCTAATGTTTCATGGTTTACATTGTAAACGATTGTTTTCATGTCGCCAGTTGCTGGAGCGGAGATAACAACTTTTTTAGCGCCAGCTTTAATGTGTAATTCAGCTTTGTCTTGTGCTGTGAAGAAACCAGTACATTCTAGAACGATGTCTACTCCTAGGTCACCCCATGGAAGTTCTTCTGGGTTACGGTTAGCTAATACTTTAACTTCTTTACCGTTTACGTTGAAGAAACCATCATGTACTTCTACTTCACCGTCGAAACGGCCTTGAGTTGTATCATATTTTAACAGGTGAGCTAACATTTTAGCGTCTGTTAAGTCGTTGATTGCAACAACTTCAATTCCTTCCACATTTTGAATACGACGGAATGCTAGACGT
Proteins encoded:
- the tpiA gene encoding triose-phosphate isomerase, with product MRKPIIAGNWKMNKTAAKAGQFAEDVKNNVPSSDAVESVVAAPALFLQELVRLTEGTNLRVAAQNCYFEDEGAFTGEISPFALADLGVSYVIIGHSERREYFHETDEDINKKAHAIFKHGMTPIICCGETLDQREAGQTDTWVRGQIRAALAGLTEEQVIKSVIAYEPIWAIGTGKSSTSADANETCAVIRAEVADAVSQKAADAVRIQYGGSVKPENIADYLAESDIDGALVGGASLEPASFLALLEAVK
- a CDS encoding phosphoglycerate kinase; this translates as MAKKVVTDLDLKNKKVLVRVDFNVPMKDGKITNDNRIVAALPTIEYILEQNGKAILFSHLGKVKTEEDKEGKSLRPVAARLSELLGKEVKFVPTTRGPELEKAVDELKDGEVLLFENTRFEDIDGKKESKNDPELGKYWASLGDVFVNDAFGTAHRAHASNVGIASNLESAAGFLMEKEIKFIGGVVDNPARPLVAILGGAKVSDKIGVIENLLTKADKVLVGGGMTFTFMAAQGQEIGKSLLEADKVELAKGLLEKAGDKLVLPVDAVVSKEFSNDAPFHTVSADSIPADEMGLDIGQATIDLFTKELQGAKTVVWNGPMGVFELSNFAKGTIGVCEAIANLTDATTIIGGGDSAAAAMDLGFADKFTHISTGGGASLEYLEGKELPGVASISDK
- the gap gene encoding type I glyceraldehyde-3-phosphate dehydrogenase translates to MTVKVGINGFGRIGRLAFRRIQNVEGIEVVAINDLTDAKMLAHLLKYDTTQGRFDGEVEVHDGFFNVNGKEVKVLANRNPEELPWGDLGVDIVLECTGFFTAQDKAELHIKAGAKKVVISAPATGDMKTIVYNVNHETLDGTETVISGASCTTNCLAPMAKVLEDKFGVVEGLMTTIHAYTGDQNTLDAPHPKGDFRRARAAAENIIPNTTGAAKAIGEVLPTLKGKLDGAAQRVPVPTGSLTELVTVLDKKVTVDEVNAAMEAASDPETFGYTSDQVVSSDIKGMTFGSLFDETQTKVLTVGDQQLVKTVAWYDNEMSYTAQLVRTLEYFAKIAK